The segment AGGTCATGAACACGAGCCGCCAGGAATAGAAGGACGTGAGCCCCGCCGCGATTGTGACGAGAATGAAGGCATAGGTCGCCGTCCAGCCATGCCCCGCGTAGGACGCCTCGATGATCGCGTCCTTCGAGAAATAACCGGCGGTCAGCGGGAAGCCCGTCAGTGCCAGAGTGCCGACAAGCATCATGAGGAAAGTCGCGGGGATTTTCCGCGCCAGCCCGCCCATCTTGCGCATGTCCTGCTCGTGATGCATCGCGACGATGACCGAGCCAGCGCCGAGGAAGAGAAGCGCCTTGAAGAAAGCATGCGTGAAGAGGTGGAAGATGCCGAGGGAATACCCGCCGACGCCGAGACCGACGAACATATAGCCAAGCTGCGAACAGGTCGAATAGGCGATGACGCGCTTGATATCGTTCTGCACGAGGCCGACGGTCGCCGCGAAAAAGGCCGTCGTGCCACCGATGAAAGTGACGAAGCTAAGCGCCTCCGGCGATTGCTCGAATAAGGGCGAGAGGCGCGCGACCATGAAGACGCCAGCCGTCACCATCGTCGCCGCATGGATCAAGGCCGAGACGGGCGTCGGGCCTTCCATCGCGTCCGGCAGCCAGGTGTGCAGCAGGAATTGCGCCGATTTGCCCATCGCGCCCATGAAGAGCAGCAGGCAGGTGACCGTCAGCGCATCGAAATCGCCGCCGAACACGTGAATGGTCTTGTGGGCGAGGCCCGGCGCCGCGGCGAAGATCGGATCGAAAGCGACCGAATTGGTCAGGACGAAAACGAGGAAAATACCAAGTGTAAAGCCGAAGTCGCCAACACGATTGACGACGAAAGCCTTGATCGCCGCCGCATTGGCCGAGGGCTTCTGATACCAGAAGCCGATGAGCAGATAGGAGGCGAGACCGACGCCCTCCCAGCCGAAAAACATCTGTACCAGATTGTCGGACGTCACCAGCATGAGCATGGCGAAGGTGAAGAGCGACAGATAGGCGAAGAAACGCGGCCGCGAGGGATCCTCGTTCATGTAGCCGATCGAGTAGAGATGGACGAGCGCGGATACGGTCGTCACGACGACCAGCATGACAGCGGTCAGCGTATCGACGCGCATCGCCCATTCGACATGCAGCGAGCCTGAATTGAACCAGTTCGTGATAAGATCGATCGAACTCGGGGTCTGCCCGGAGAGAAAGCCGACGAAGGTCACCCAGGCCAGCGCCGCCGCGACGAACAGCAGGCTCGTCGTGATGAGCTCGGAGGGGCGCGGCCCGATGAAACGGCCGAAAAGGCCGGCGATGAGGAAGCCCGCAAGCGGAAGAAAGACGATCGCCTGATACATCCGGCTCAGCCCTTCATCAGGTTGATGTCTTCAACCGCGATGGTGCCGCGGTTGCGATAATAGGTCACGAGAATGGCGAGGCCGATCGCCGCCTCGGCCGCCGCGACCGTCAGCACGAAGAGCGCGAAGACCTGGCCGGTGAGATCGCCGAGAAAGGCCGAGAAAGCGACGAGGTTGATGTTGACCGACAGCAGGATCAGCTCGACCGACATCAGGATGACGATGATGTTCTTGCGGTTGACGATGATGCCGGCGATGCCGAGCGTGAACAGGATCGCTGCGACGACGAGATAATGACCAAGCGCGATCTGCATCCTACACCCCCGCCCGCGAAGGCTGTTTCTTCAGCTCGACGGCCGTGACGGCCGTGCGCGCGTTCTGCTCGGCGATATTCTGGCGCTTCACGCCCGCCTTATGTTGCAGGGTGAGCACGATGGCGCCGATCATGGCCGTCAGCAGCACGAGGCCGGACGCCTCGAACAGATAGGCATATTGCGTGTAAAGGACGTGTCCGAGCGCCGCCGTGTTGGTGAGGCCGTGCGGCGTCGGCGATTGCGTCTGCGTCAGCGCGCCGGCGCTGAGGCGCCAGGCCGCAACGCAAAAGGCGAGTTCGACAAGGACGATGCCGCCGATGGTCACGCCGAAGGGCAGATTGCGTTGAAAGCCCTGCTTCAATTCGGCGAAATCGACATCGAGCATCATGACGACGAAGAGGAAAAGCACCGCCACCGCACCGACATAGACTATGACGAGGATCATCGCCAAAAATTCCGCGCCGAGCAGCAGGAAAAGCCCGGCCGCATTGACGAAGGCGAGGATGAGAAACAGGACCGAATGAACCGGATTGCGCGCCGTGATCACCATGAAAGCCGAAGCGATCATGATCGCGGAAAAAAGATAAAAGAAGAAGGTGACAGTGCTCATGGCGCCGCGTGGCCCCCGCTTGGCTGATGGATCGCCATGATGTCGTCCCCCCTCATTGCCCGCATCGCCTTACCGATAGGGCGCGTCAAGCGCGATATTGCGGGC is part of the Methylovirgula ligni genome and harbors:
- the nuoK gene encoding NADH-quinone oxidoreductase subunit NuoK, which produces MQIALGHYLVVAAILFTLGIAGIIVNRKNIIVILMSVELILLSVNINLVAFSAFLGDLTGQVFALFVLTVAAAEAAIGLAILVTYYRNRGTIAVEDINLMKG
- a CDS encoding NADH-quinone oxidoreductase subunit J, whose product is MSTVTFFFYLFSAIMIASAFMVITARNPVHSVLFLILAFVNAAGLFLLLGAEFLAMILVIVYVGAVAVLFLFVVMMLDVDFAELKQGFQRNLPFGVTIGGIVLVELAFCVAAWRLSAGALTQTQSPTPHGLTNTAALGHVLYTQYAYLFEASGLVLLTAMIGAIVLTLQHKAGVKRQNIAEQNARTAVTAVELKKQPSRAGV
- the nuoL gene encoding NADH-quinone oxidoreductase subunit L translates to MYQAIVFLPLAGFLIAGLFGRFIGPRPSELITTSLLFVAAALAWVTFVGFLSGQTPSSIDLITNWFNSGSLHVEWAMRVDTLTAVMLVVVTTVSALVHLYSIGYMNEDPSRPRFFAYLSLFTFAMLMLVTSDNLVQMFFGWEGVGLASYLLIGFWYQKPSANAAAIKAFVVNRVGDFGFTLGIFLVFVLTNSVAFDPIFAAAPGLAHKTIHVFGGDFDALTVTCLLLFMGAMGKSAQFLLHTWLPDAMEGPTPVSALIHAATMVTAGVFMVARLSPLFEQSPEALSFVTFIGGTTAFFAATVGLVQNDIKRVIAYSTCSQLGYMFVGLGVGGYSLGIFHLFTHAFFKALLFLGAGSVIVAMHHEQDMRKMGGLARKIPATFLMMLVGTLALTGFPLTAGYFSKDAIIEASYAGHGWTATYAFILVTIAAGLTSFYSWRLVFMTFFGPAHWQAAHEEAAHDHAHDDHAHGHDDHGHDAHGDHAHALDPHESPVVMMIPLYVLALGALAAGLVFKHYFIGSGADAFWKSSLFYGPANHILEAMEHVPPLVSLAPTLMMVGGFFVALYVYILAPGTAQKWADALPGLYRFLLNKWYFDELYDRIFVKPAFWLGNLFWKGGDQNIIDRLGPDGVAARVVDVTKSVVRLQTGYLYHYAFAMLIGVAALITYYLVGSLR